From Bufo gargarizans isolate SCDJY-AF-19 chromosome 10, ASM1485885v1, whole genome shotgun sequence, the proteins below share one genomic window:
- the OTUB1 gene encoding ubiquitin thioesterase OTUB1 isoform X2 — MAAEESDRLQSDCDGVNCLTYDEAIIAQQDRIQQEIAGHTPLLSDRLELSVLYQEYASDDQIYQDKIKDLHRRYTHIRRTRPDGNCFYRAFGYAYLEALLDGGSELERFKEVALQSKEELIRQGFTEFTIEDFHNTFMDLIALVEKRPAVSELLAAFNEQTISDYVVVYLRLLTSGHLQRETVFYQHFIEGGRSVKEFCQQEVEPMCKESDHIHIIALSQALNVSIQVEYMDRGEGGSTVTHVFPEGSDPQVFLLYRPGHYDILYK, encoded by the exons GTGTAAATTGCCTGACGTACGATGAAGCGATCATTGCCCAGCAGGACCGTATACAGCAGGAG ATTGCTGGGCACACTCCACTTCTGTCTGACCGGTTGGAACTCTCTGTACTCTACCAGGAATATGCTTCCGATGACCAAATTTACCAAGACAAGATAAAG gaCTTGCACAGGAGATACACTCACATTCGTCGAACAAGACCAGATGGCAACTGTTTCTACAGAGCCTTTGGCTATGCCTATTTGGAAGCTCTACTGGATGGAGGAAGTGAACTTGAAAG GTTTAAGGAGGTGGCATTGCAGAGTAAGGAAGAGCTAATCAGACAAGGGTTTACAGAATTTACTATAGAAGATTTCCATAACACA TTTATGGATCTAATTGCTCTTGTAGAGAAACGCCCGGCAGTGTCAGAGCTACTAGCTGCATTTAATGAGCAGACTATTTCAGATTATGTGGTCGTCTACCTGCGTCTTCTGACCTCTGGCCACTTGCAGAGAGAGACTGTCTTCTACCAGCACTTTATAGAAGGTGGAAGGAGCGTCAAGGAATTCTGCCAGCAG GAAGTTGAGCCCATGTGTAAGGAAAGTGACCACATTCACATCATTGCTCTCTCCCAAGCCTTGAATGTTTCTATCCAGGTTGAATATATGGACAGGGGTGAGGGGGGCAGCACAGTCACCCACGTGTTTCCTGAGGGTTCAGATCCACAGGTGTTCCTGCTCTACAGACCTGGACACTACGACATTCTCTATAAGTGA
- the OTUB1 gene encoding ubiquitin thioesterase OTUB1 isoform X1, translated as MAAEESDRLQSDCDEIDTHQTRQHFSSLQQSNLGVNCLTYDEAIIAQQDRIQQEIAGHTPLLSDRLELSVLYQEYASDDQIYQDKIKDLHRRYTHIRRTRPDGNCFYRAFGYAYLEALLDGGSELERFKEVALQSKEELIRQGFTEFTIEDFHNTFMDLIALVEKRPAVSELLAAFNEQTISDYVVVYLRLLTSGHLQRETVFYQHFIEGGRSVKEFCQQEVEPMCKESDHIHIIALSQALNVSIQVEYMDRGEGGSTVTHVFPEGSDPQVFLLYRPGHYDILYK; from the exons aaatcgatactcatcagaccaggcaacatttttccagtcttcaacagtccaatttgg GTGTAAATTGCCTGACGTACGATGAAGCGATCATTGCCCAGCAGGACCGTATACAGCAGGAG ATTGCTGGGCACACTCCACTTCTGTCTGACCGGTTGGAACTCTCTGTACTCTACCAGGAATATGCTTCCGATGACCAAATTTACCAAGACAAGATAAAG gaCTTGCACAGGAGATACACTCACATTCGTCGAACAAGACCAGATGGCAACTGTTTCTACAGAGCCTTTGGCTATGCCTATTTGGAAGCTCTACTGGATGGAGGAAGTGAACTTGAAAG GTTTAAGGAGGTGGCATTGCAGAGTAAGGAAGAGCTAATCAGACAAGGGTTTACAGAATTTACTATAGAAGATTTCCATAACACA TTTATGGATCTAATTGCTCTTGTAGAGAAACGCCCGGCAGTGTCAGAGCTACTAGCTGCATTTAATGAGCAGACTATTTCAGATTATGTGGTCGTCTACCTGCGTCTTCTGACCTCTGGCCACTTGCAGAGAGAGACTGTCTTCTACCAGCACTTTATAGAAGGTGGAAGGAGCGTCAAGGAATTCTGCCAGCAG GAAGTTGAGCCCATGTGTAAGGAAAGTGACCACATTCACATCATTGCTCTCTCCCAAGCCTTGAATGTTTCTATCCAGGTTGAATATATGGACAGGGGTGAGGGGGGCAGCACAGTCACCCACGTGTTTCCTGAGGGTTCAGATCCACAGGTGTTCCTGCTCTACAGACCTGGACACTACGACATTCTCTATAAGTGA